A single region of the Nakaseomyces glabratus chromosome D, complete sequence genome encodes:
- a CDS encoding uncharacterized protein (CAGL0D00374g~Protein of unknown function), with amino-acid sequence MRKDSITRDVVVGKTFILNLKSGPKLIQAPTHTKHQRCPKHSPYSPFSKDDMVESRGKCNRMYRVSHHSRATQKELYSDENEKLDVILTQGRTVSLNRRKNIP; translated from the coding sequence ATGAGGAAGGATTCGATCACCAGAGACGTAGTTGTGGGGAAGACCTTCATTCTTAACTTAAAGAGCGGACCAAAATTAATACAAGCACCAACACACACCAAACATCAAAGATGCCCAAAGCACTCTCCATACTCTCCATTTTCCAAAGACGATATGGTGGAGTCAAGAGGCAAGTGTAACCGAATGTATAGAGTAAGTCATCATTCCAGAGCAACACAAAAGGAACTGTATTCTGATGAAAACGAAAAACTTGATGTCATCTTAACTCAAGGTAGAACAGTTAGTTtgaatagaagaaaaaacatCCCATAG
- a CDS encoding uncharacterized protein (CAGL0D00396g~Protein of unknown function) gives MNTAPYATVSTKTQSRFTHKIQYPRIAPKPYRENNWPDLALGRIFYVEAILKNVFTRPHCSFLKPIATRYIERPRDYGAL, from the coding sequence ATGAACACAGCACCTTATGCTACGGTTTCTACCAAGACGCAGTCTCGATTCACTCATAAAATACAGTATCCACGCATAGCACCCAAACCATACAGAGAGAATAACTGGCCTGATCTTGCTCTTGGTAGAATATTCTACGTAGAAGCAATTTTGAAGAACGTCTTCACAAGACCACATTGTAGCTTTTTGAAACCAATTGCAACTAGATACATAGAACGTCCAAGAGACTACGGTGCACTTTGA
- the FAT3 gene encoding Fat3p (CAGL0D00418g~Ortholog(s) have role in long-chain fatty acid transport and cell periphery, mitochondrion localization): protein MVNLAVHRSAHRAAKKYTHPDTYPNAKQLKRSTEVLLFSVCILFLFTTFITFIVATAGSTANYSPIHNIYIGDADIKHINVTKVLPQIAPILTVLGTALSAPNSSLSEVFNSLKAIADTPALTPLLNLLKNAKNTSDSVVALTELAPLAISSDSSSSTKELIAISGLLSFSNNTNQTLESLGNLVMPTLAQLKSGQPSDNSTSIVLSILQGSDNKVASVDSLITLNNMTLAEKTKLLPVFQLFGYTTNINNTVDALGDLMNANVPTQLGVTLLTTIQSSLNGEADQDLSPLFDRIGGSVPEDNKQSVEAVEALLNDSSNKNGTINNLLSLLRQNVTTSPSAKAAFQAMSTLLDHSNNQTMVLQSLPILAAVRNTTLAQAQLEGLQGMLQVSTNPVQTLGIIAALQAGMADPNTNTDAVPALFNLLSASDNPANSFTSLVALTSWATSNPDTFRPIVSILEDANSVEPVTQEQLKAMTPALLDFLHVPVDFRLSIFTLCHVNGQGEITDCNSPHAVQNLDFRSIIYDALLDSDFQPYLKALNISKYDLYLEGKLLHRQHEYVPAVKAVLAMNILTIITSFFGIIGFILLIAPKYNRKLGLWIYTVVLTLSTALFSCLGAGIIAIMISIIKSGTSHDKFNVVFSTGGAYSGCVWAGFAVAFFACLIVLYCAFYARVGKPRGQPFGDEKGYDNDMSSMSNSSENNNYESEKVVQTVDVADVDEDDSSSPEQVNKQQPKDTDIIV from the coding sequence ATGGTTAATCTAGCAGTCCACCGTAGTGCACACCGTgctgcaaaaaaatatactcaTCCGGATACTTATCCTAACGCAAAACAGTTGAAAAGATCCACTGAAGTGTTGCTGTTCTCAGTGTGCATCTTGTTCCTATTCACCACATTCATCACTTTCATCGTCGCTACAGCAGGTTCCACTGCTAATTACTCCCCAATCCATAACATCTACATCGGTGATGCCGACATCAAGCATATTAACGTCACTAAAGTCTTGCCACAGATTGCTCCTATCCTAACAGTGCTGGGTACAGCTCTGTCAGCCCCAAACAGCTCTTTGTCTGAAGTTTTCAACTCATTGAAAGCTATCGCCGATACTCCAGCTCTGACCCCACTGCTAAACTTGCTAAAGAACGCCAAGAACACTTCGGACTCCGTAGTGGCCTTGACTGAGTTGGCTCCTTTAGCTATCAGCAGCGACAGCTCCTCGTCTACTAAGGAACTGATCGCAATCAGCGGCCTGCTCTCGTTCTCCAACAACACTAACCAAACTTTGGAATCCCTAGGTAACCTGGTCATGCCAACCCTAGCACAATTGAAGAGCGGCCAACCTTCCGATAACTCGACTTCCATTGTACTAAGTATCCTACAAGGATCAGACAACAAAGTTGCCTCTGTTGACTCTTTGATTACCTTGAACAACATGACCTTGGCAGAAAAGACCAAGCTACTACCAGTGTTCCAACTATTTGGCTACACTACAAACATTAACAACACTGTCGATGCCTTGGGTGACCTGATGAACGCTAATGTGCCAACTCAATTAGGTGTCACTCTACTAACAACCATTCAAAGTTCTTTGAACGGTGAGGCTGACCAAGATCTGTCGCCACTGTTTGACAGAATCGGAGGATCTGTCCCAGAAGATAACAAACAATCAGTAGAAGCGGTAGAAGCTTTATTAAACGACTCCAGCAACAAGAACGGTACCATCAACAACTTACTAAGTTTGTTAAGACAAAATGTTACTACCTCCCCATCTGCAAAAGCAGCTTTCCAAGCCATGTCTACCTTGCTTGATCACTCCAACAACCAAACTATGGTTCTACAAAGTTTGCCAATTCTTGCCGCTGTTCGGAACACTACATTGGCTCAAGCTCAGTTGGAAGGTCTACAAGGAATGCTACAGGTCAGTACTAACCCAGTTCAAACTCTGGGCATCATTGCAGCTTTGCAAGCGGGTATGGCCGATCCAAACACTAACACTGATGCAGTCCCAGCTCTGTTCAACTTACTTTCAGCTTCTGACAACCCTGCAAACTCATTCACATCCTTAGTTGCCTTAACATCCTGGGCTACAAGTAACCCAGATACTTTCAGACCAATTGTCAGCATTCTAGAGGATGCAAACTCCGTCGAACCTGTTACCCAGGAACAACTGAAGGCAATGACACCTGCTTTACTTGACTTCCTGCATGTTCCTGTTGACTTTAGACTATCTATCTTCACACTTTGCCACGTTAATGGACAGGGAGAAATTACCGACTGTAACTCTCCACACGCTGTTCAAAATCTGGACTTCAGGTCTATCATCTATGATGCATTATTGGACTCCGATTTCCAACCTTATTTGAAAGCATTGAACATTAGCAAATATGACTTGTACCTAGAAGGCAAATTACTACACAGACAACACGAATATGTACCTGCTGTCAAGGCTGTTCTTGCTATGAATATCTTAACCATTATCACCTCATTCTTTGGCATTATTGGTTTTATTCTGTTAATAGCTCCAAAGTATAACAGAAAACTAGGTCTGTGGATTTACACAGTTGTATTGACCCTATCCACTGCCTTATTCAGTTGTCTGGGTGCTGGTATTATCGCCATTATGATCTCTATCATTAAATCTGGTACAAGTCATGATAAATTCAATGTCGTTTTCAGCACTGGTGGTGCTTACTCTGGATGTGTATGGGCAGGTTTTGCAGTGGCATTCTTTGCATGCTTGATAGTTCTATATTGCGCCTTCTACGCAAGAGTTGGTAAACCTCGTGGTCAACCATTTGGTGACGAGAAAGGatatgataatgatatgTCCAGTATGTCCAATAGTAGTGAGAATAACAATTATGAATCTGAGAAGGTTGTTCAAACCGTTGATGTTGCAGACGTTGATGAGGACGATAGCTCTTCGCCAGAGCAAGTTAACAAACAACAACCAAAGGACACAGACATTATTGTTTGA
- the MTR2 gene encoding Mtr2p (CAGL0D00440g~Ortholog(s) have role in poly(A)+ mRNA export from nucleus, ribosomal large subunit export from nucleus, ribosomal small subunit export from nucleus and nuclear RNA export factor complex, nuclear pore localization): MNSNSNNNSQYHLIDIFVKKVLAHLDEQDPNKLMNFLQLFQSSKNMPPSPTVSKVVYNSMPFADPSIFLTMWSQQVVQTQHIISALDFHVIPTGASNTIICNVNCKVRFDESGRDKMGQDSVIPMGPSGAKRMNNNRPLWGSYFGVSLQLCLDDRIFRNDINGVITSLNYKIVYKPEDSLIKIN; encoded by the coding sequence ATGAACAGCAATAGTAACAATAACAGCCAGTATCATCTGATAGACATCTTCGTCAAGAAAGTGTTAGCGCACTTAGATGAACAGGATCCAAACAAATTAATGAACTTTCTACAACTGTTCCAATCGAGTAAGAACATGCCACCCTCGCCAACGGTGAGCAAAGTTGTGTACAACTCGATGCCCTTCGCGGACCCATCGATCTTCTTGACTATGTGGTCGCAGCAGGTGGTACAAACGCAGCACATCATTTCTGCTCTAGATTTCCACGTGATACCCACGGGCGCATCCAACACGATAATATGCAACGTGAACTGCAAAGTGCGGTTTGATGAGAGTGGGCGTGACAAGATGGGCCAGGACAGTGTGATACCGATGGGACCCAGTGGTGCCAAGAGGATGAACAACAATAGACCGCTGTGGGGCTCATACTTTGGCGTGTCCTTGCAGCTATGTCTCGACGACCGTATATTCCGCAATGACATCAACGGTGTGATAACGTCGTTGAACTACAAGATAGTGTACAAGCCAGAGGACTCTCTCATCAAGATCAATTGA